In Streptomyces sclerotialus, one genomic interval encodes:
- a CDS encoding phosphatase PAP2 family protein, with product MTVALPVLLAAVAYAARRARTAGLPRWWLPPLAAAVAMAVVPALVGPLQAALARPAPPGALAGETGFYPSGHAATAAVAYGAAALLLLPWAAAPAARRLLITAALVLALATGPGLVVRGYHWPLDVLASWALSVALLTVLYGAVHGVRRRHGTQGVPGR from the coding sequence ATGACGGTGGCCCTGCCCGTGCTGCTGGCAGCCGTGGCGTACGCGGCACGGCGGGCGCGGACCGCGGGGCTCCCCCGCTGGTGGCTGCCGCCGCTCGCCGCGGCCGTCGCGATGGCCGTCGTACCGGCGCTCGTCGGGCCGTTGCAGGCGGCACTGGCCCGGCCCGCCCCGCCGGGCGCGCTGGCCGGCGAAACCGGCTTCTACCCGTCGGGGCACGCCGCGACCGCGGCCGTCGCGTACGGGGCGGCCGCCCTGCTCCTGCTGCCGTGGGCGGCCGCGCCGGCCGCCCGCCGCCTGCTGATCACCGCGGCGCTCGTCCTGGCCCTGGCCACCGGCCCGGGGCTGGTCGTCCGCGGCTACCACTGGCCGCTGGACGTCCTGGCCTCATGGGCGCTGTCGGTCGCGCTGCTCACCGTGCTGTACGGCGCGGTGCACGGCGTCCGGCGGCGGCACGGCACGCAGGGCGTCCCGGGCCGCTGA
- the gabT gene encoding 4-aminobutyrate--2-oxoglutarate transaminase gives MSELTGGPALPQERRVVTAIPGPKSQELWARKQETVAAGVGAVLPVFIKRAGGGVLEDVDGNSLIDFGSGIAVTSVGSSAEAVVRRATAQLADFTHTCAMVTPYEPYIEVCEQLAELTPGDHRKKSALFNSGAEAVENAVKIARAYTKRQAVVVFDHGYHGRTNLTMALTAKNMPYKHGFGPFAPEVYRVPLAYPYRWLTGPENCAQEAADQAISQITKQIGAENVAAIIIEPVLGEGGFIEPAKGFLPALANFAKENGIVFVADEIQSGFCRTGQWFACEDEGIVPDLITTAKGIAGGLPLAAVTGRAEIMDAAHAGGLGGTYGGNPVACAAAVGAIETMRELDLNAKAQRIEEVMKARLQTMAEKYDIIGEVRGRGAMIAIELVQSGSKEPNPEATSALAKACHQEGLLILTTGTYGNVIRFLPPLVIGEDLLNEGLDILESAFAAL, from the coding sequence ATGTCCGAACTGACCGGAGGCCCCGCCCTCCCCCAGGAGCGCCGCGTCGTCACCGCGATCCCCGGCCCCAAGTCCCAGGAGCTGTGGGCGCGTAAGCAGGAGACCGTGGCGGCCGGTGTCGGTGCGGTGCTGCCCGTGTTCATCAAGCGCGCCGGCGGCGGTGTCCTGGAGGACGTGGACGGGAATTCGCTGATCGACTTCGGTTCCGGTATCGCGGTGACCTCGGTCGGCAGCAGCGCCGAGGCCGTCGTGCGCCGCGCGACCGCGCAGCTCGCCGACTTCACCCACACCTGTGCGATGGTCACGCCGTACGAGCCGTACATCGAGGTGTGCGAGCAGCTCGCCGAGCTGACGCCGGGCGACCACCGGAAGAAGTCGGCGCTGTTCAACTCGGGCGCCGAGGCCGTGGAGAACGCCGTCAAGATCGCGCGGGCGTACACCAAGCGGCAGGCCGTGGTCGTGTTCGATCACGGGTACCACGGCCGGACCAACCTGACCATGGCGCTGACGGCGAAGAACATGCCGTACAAGCACGGCTTCGGGCCGTTCGCGCCCGAGGTCTACCGGGTGCCGCTGGCCTACCCGTACCGCTGGCTGACCGGTCCGGAGAACTGCGCCCAGGAGGCCGCGGACCAGGCCATCTCGCAGATCACCAAGCAGATCGGCGCGGAGAACGTCGCGGCGATCATCATCGAGCCGGTGCTCGGCGAGGGCGGCTTCATCGAGCCGGCCAAGGGCTTCCTGCCCGCCCTCGCGAACTTCGCGAAGGAGAACGGGATCGTCTTCGTCGCCGATGAGATCCAGTCCGGGTTCTGCCGGACCGGGCAGTGGTTCGCCTGTGAGGACGAGGGCATCGTCCCGGACCTCATCACGACCGCGAAGGGCATTGCCGGTGGTCTGCCGCTGGCGGCCGTGACCGGGCGCGCGGAGATCATGGACGCCGCGCACGCCGGTGGCCTCGGTGGCACGTACGGCGGCAACCCCGTCGCCTGCGCCGCCGCCGTCGGTGCCATCGAGACCATGCGTGAGCTGGACCTGAACGCCAAGGCCCAGCGCATCGAGGAGGTCATGAAGGCGCGTCTGCAGACCATGGCCGAGAAGTACGACATCATCGGCGAGGTCCGCGGCCGCGGCGCGATGATCGCGATCGAGCTGGTGCAGTCCGGCTCGAAGGAGCCGAACCCGGAGGCGACCTCGGCGCTGGCCAAGGCCTGCCACCAGGAGGGCCTGCTGATCCTGACGACCGGTACGTACGGCAACGTCATCCGCTTCCTGCCGCCGCTGGTCATCGGCGAGGACCTGCTGAACGAGGGCCTGGACATCCTGGAGTCGGCCTTCGCCGCTCTCTGA
- a CDS encoding ATP/GTP-binding protein yields MPATAPGAPESPFMTWLRAPRVLAGPGIWSFEHRPRPKEEPHEIAVPQLIAGAVISFLCAWLLWSLLMNGYLGPYWKWPLEVMLPDSWRAGNTGVISTFVYMALVLGVIVVLFGRVGRWPTLFRRLLAPVGRRVWKRLPGWLAPKDPGAVPGGALILRAVVALAAAWLLWEWCTDKTRDSSLLMLQLQNLTPDSGDPASYFYYSTSYSLIDLAILLAVLAPFGCWAEVWRRHAPPGRRRGTDAADAAEAEAPVLQVDQAEWAELRAAGAGGAADRLAREARAGLMNDVDHARITRAWESVRVQTSRFPAFVESVQQHGSGACGHPSGARDLPVRTARHDLLTGQVRIGTASDDLRNPYDRRGTGTALDPAVLGTSLLAVGPPGAGKTSRLVRPVLEAMCLQALAGRAAVVSVGAAGDGPAADGAFDVVVRVGHRESPCDLDLYGGTTDPDEAAAVLAEALVGDVTAGLPGGESRRAATVLGQLLGPFRAAHGRFPGVAELRELLDGAPEATAALRTALEAAGEHGALRELDARERQAQRAGDVGALLADRIALLDRPAFAGFFDPTGQSRQVSLQALDRPLRVRIDLPERGHADASRILARLVLAQFTECAVARADRSVFACLVLDDASHVVTQEALRGLQRLRSANAGVVLTLRALDDVPEALRGALLGTVGCRMAFAGVTTWDGARFAEVWGKAWVETRDVTDRQIVSDEPFTKLMHSIRRLVTGKDVTAKAVTVRTVERERWSASDLANAVPAGHAVLSVTSVTGESAPPVLVDLRG; encoded by the coding sequence ATGCCCGCCACGGCGCCCGGCGCACCGGAGTCCCCCTTCATGACCTGGCTCCGCGCCCCCCGCGTCCTGGCGGGCCCGGGCATCTGGTCCTTCGAACACCGGCCCCGCCCGAAGGAGGAGCCGCACGAGATCGCGGTGCCGCAGCTGATCGCGGGGGCCGTCATCTCGTTCCTCTGCGCGTGGCTGCTGTGGTCGCTGCTGATGAACGGCTACCTCGGCCCGTACTGGAAGTGGCCGCTGGAGGTGATGCTGCCCGACTCCTGGCGGGCGGGTAACACGGGCGTCATCTCGACCTTCGTGTACATGGCGCTGGTCCTCGGTGTGATCGTCGTCCTCTTCGGGCGGGTGGGCCGGTGGCCGACGCTCTTCCGGCGGCTCCTCGCCCCCGTGGGCCGCCGGGTGTGGAAGCGGCTGCCGGGATGGCTGGCCCCGAAGGACCCGGGTGCCGTCCCCGGCGGCGCGCTGATCCTGCGTGCCGTGGTGGCGCTGGCCGCCGCCTGGCTCCTCTGGGAGTGGTGCACCGACAAGACGCGCGACTCGTCGCTCCTCATGCTCCAGCTGCAGAACCTGACCCCGGACTCGGGCGATCCGGCGTCGTACTTCTACTACTCCACGAGCTACTCGCTCATCGACCTCGCGATCCTGCTGGCCGTGCTCGCCCCGTTCGGGTGCTGGGCCGAGGTGTGGCGCCGCCACGCCCCGCCCGGCCGGCGCCGCGGGACCGACGCCGCGGACGCCGCCGAGGCCGAGGCACCGGTCCTCCAGGTCGACCAAGCCGAGTGGGCCGAGTTGCGGGCCGCCGGGGCCGGAGGGGCCGCTGACCGGCTGGCGCGGGAGGCGCGGGCCGGGCTGATGAACGACGTCGACCATGCGCGGATCACCCGCGCCTGGGAGTCCGTACGGGTGCAGACGAGCCGCTTCCCCGCCTTCGTCGAGAGCGTCCAGCAGCACGGCTCCGGTGCCTGCGGCCACCCCTCCGGCGCCCGTGACCTGCCGGTGCGCACCGCCCGGCACGACCTGCTCACCGGCCAGGTGCGCATCGGCACGGCGTCCGACGACCTCCGTAACCCCTACGACCGGCGCGGCACCGGTACGGCGCTCGACCCCGCCGTGCTGGGGACCTCGTTGCTGGCGGTCGGGCCGCCCGGTGCGGGCAAGACGTCCCGCCTGGTGCGCCCGGTACTGGAGGCCATGTGCCTGCAGGCGCTGGCCGGCCGGGCCGCGGTGGTCTCGGTCGGGGCGGCCGGGGACGGCCCGGCGGCGGACGGCGCGTTCGACGTCGTCGTCCGCGTGGGACACCGCGAATCCCCCTGCGACCTCGACCTCTACGGCGGTACCACCGACCCCGACGAGGCGGCCGCCGTGTTGGCGGAGGCGCTGGTGGGGGATGTGACGGCGGGGCTGCCGGGTGGGGAGAGCCGGCGGGCTGCGACGGTGCTGGGGCAGTTGCTGGGGCCGTTCCGGGCGGCGCACGGGCGGTTCCCCGGGGTGGCCGAGCTGCGGGAGCTGCTGGACGGGGCGCCGGAGGCGACGGCCGCGCTGCGGACCGCGCTGGAGGCGGCGGGCGAGCACGGCGCGCTGCGCGAGCTGGACGCCCGGGAGCGGCAGGCGCAGCGCGCCGGCGACGTCGGGGCGCTGCTCGCGGACCGGATCGCGCTGCTGGACCGCCCCGCGTTCGCGGGGTTCTTCGACCCGACGGGGCAGTCGCGGCAGGTGTCGCTGCAGGCGCTGGACCGCCCGCTGCGGGTACGGATCGACCTGCCCGAGCGCGGGCACGCCGACGCGTCGCGGATCTTGGCGCGGCTGGTGCTCGCGCAGTTCACCGAGTGCGCGGTGGCGCGGGCCGACCGGTCGGTGTTCGCGTGTCTGGTGCTCGACGACGCCTCGCATGTCGTCACCCAGGAGGCGCTGCGGGGCCTGCAGCGGCTGCGGTCCGCGAACGCCGGGGTCGTACTGACCCTGCGGGCGCTGGACGACGTGCCGGAGGCGCTGCGCGGGGCGCTGCTGGGGACGGTCGGCTGCCGGATGGCGTTCGCGGGCGTGACGACGTGGGACGGCGCGCGGTTCGCCGAGGTGTGGGGCAAGGCGTGGGTGGAGACGCGGGACGTCACCGACCGGCAGATCGTCTCCGACGAGCCGTTCACCAAGCTGATGCATTCGATCAGGCGGCTGGTGACGGGCAAGGACGTGACGGCGAAGGCGGTGACGGTACGGACCGTGGAGCGGGAGCGTTGGTCGGCGTCGGACCTGGCCAACGCCGTACCGGCCGGGCACGCGGTGTTGTCGGTGACCTCGGTGACGGGGGAGTCGGCCCCGCCGGTACTGGTGGACCTGCGCGGCTGA
- a CDS encoding PucR family transcriptional regulator: MPHTLGSLAHHSALKLTVLAGEDRLDTPVRWAHVSELIDPVPYMEGGELLLITALKLDAEDPEVARRYVRRIAGAGVVGLGFAVGVNYEDVPEALLTAAREEDFPLLAVPRRTPFVAISKAVSAAVAADQYRAVTEGFEAQRELTRAALSAEGPAELLARLAAHLKGWAALYDASGAVVAAAPDWAARRAARLTDDIGKLRERPAPASSVVPDAEGEDRVELQSLGTGRRARGVLAVGTGAPLGTAERYAVHSAVALLTLTTERSRALQEAEQRLGAAVLRMLLAGEPDHARAVAGRLYGGLLDAPFRMLVAEQVPGGNGEEWSAAEATAALDALADAMESAAARSGEAVLAVPDGSRLTVLAADGGAAAEAGAGHAAALEARTGAGTGTHKRAPGAVRGTPGLAVGLSAPSGPAAASAAYRQAEQAMSVARRRGRVLVEHEDVAAGSVLPLLADDAVRAFADGMLRALHDHDATGRGDLVASLRAWLSRHGQWDAAAADLGVHRHTLRYRMRRVEEILGRSLDDPDVRMELWLALKATTCSPDS; encoded by the coding sequence ATGCCTCACACCCTTGGCTCTCTCGCCCACCACTCCGCGCTCAAGCTGACCGTGCTCGCGGGCGAGGACCGGCTGGACACCCCCGTCCGCTGGGCGCACGTGAGCGAGCTGATCGACCCGGTGCCCTACATGGAGGGCGGCGAGCTGCTGCTGATCACCGCGCTCAAGCTGGACGCGGAGGATCCGGAGGTGGCGCGGCGGTACGTACGGCGGATCGCGGGCGCCGGGGTGGTGGGCCTGGGCTTCGCGGTCGGGGTGAACTACGAGGACGTGCCGGAGGCGCTGCTCACCGCGGCCCGCGAGGAGGACTTCCCGCTGCTCGCGGTGCCGCGCCGGACGCCGTTCGTGGCGATCAGCAAGGCCGTCTCGGCGGCCGTGGCCGCCGATCAGTACCGCGCGGTGACCGAGGGCTTCGAGGCGCAGCGGGAGCTGACCCGCGCGGCGCTGTCCGCCGAGGGCCCGGCGGAGCTGCTCGCCCGGCTCGCCGCGCACCTGAAGGGCTGGGCCGCGCTGTACGACGCCTCCGGCGCGGTGGTCGCCGCGGCCCCCGACTGGGCGGCCCGCCGCGCGGCGCGCCTCACCGACGACATCGGCAAGCTGCGCGAGCGTCCGGCCCCCGCGAGCTCGGTGGTCCCGGACGCCGAGGGCGAGGACCGGGTGGAGCTGCAGTCGCTGGGCACGGGGCGCCGGGCACGCGGCGTCCTCGCGGTCGGTACGGGCGCGCCGCTGGGCACGGCGGAGCGGTACGCGGTGCACTCCGCCGTCGCCCTGCTGACCCTGACCACCGAGCGGTCCCGCGCGCTGCAGGAGGCCGAGCAGCGCCTCGGGGCCGCGGTGCTGCGGATGCTGCTGGCCGGCGAGCCGGACCACGCGCGGGCCGTGGCGGGGCGGCTGTACGGCGGTCTGCTGGACGCGCCGTTCCGGATGCTGGTGGCGGAGCAGGTGCCCGGCGGCAACGGCGAGGAGTGGTCCGCCGCCGAGGCGACGGCCGCGCTGGACGCGCTCGCCGACGCGATGGAGTCGGCGGCGGCACGGAGCGGTGAGGCGGTGCTCGCCGTACCGGACGGCAGCCGGCTGACCGTGCTCGCCGCGGACGGCGGCGCGGCGGCCGAGGCGGGTGCCGGCCACGCTGCCGCGCTGGAGGCCCGTACCGGGGCCGGCACCGGCACGCACAAGCGGGCGCCCGGCGCGGTCCGCGGCACCCCGGGCCTGGCCGTCGGCCTCTCGGCGCCGTCCGGGCCCGCCGCCGCTTCGGCCGCCTACCGTCAGGCCGAGCAGGCGATGTCGGTGGCCAGGCGGCGCGGCCGGGTCCTGGTCGAGCACGAGGACGTGGCGGCCGGTTCCGTGCTGCCCCTCCTCGCCGACGACGCGGTACGCGCCTTCGCCGACGGGATGCTGCGCGCGCTGCACGACCACGACGCGACCGGCCGCGGTGACCTGGTGGCCTCGCTGCGCGCCTGGCTGTCCCGGCACGGCCAGTGGGACGCGGCCGCCGCCGACCTCGGAGTGCACCGGCACACGCTGCGCTACCGGATGCGCCGCGTCGAGGAGATCCTCGGCCGCTCCCTGGACGACCCGGACGTACGGATGGAACTGTGGCTGGCCCTGAAGGCGACCACGTGCTCGCCCGACTCCTGA
- a CDS encoding aldehyde dehydrogenase family protein: MPIRNDAATTAFWLAGREATGTETFEVTSPWDGRTVGTVSVPTEEQVEEAVAASVAVQAEFAATPAHVRAAALDHVTKRLVERTEEIAQLISAENGKPIKWARGEVGRAVSVFRFAAEEARRFNAGEAMRLDTDGGGAGRLALIRRVPKGTVLGIAPFNFPLNLSAHKVAPAIAAGVPIILKPAPATPLSGLILGELLAETELPAGSWSVLSVPNDRMPALVQDERLPVISFTGSEKVGYAIMDSVPRKHCTLELGGNGAAVILADYSSEADLDWAAQRIATFSNYQGGQSCISVQRVIADASVYDRLLPKIVERVEAQVTGDPTDPATEVGPLVSEDAARRVESWVDEAVQAGAQLLAGGKREGATYAPTVLADLPEGTTLACEEVFGPVLSVQKADGEEAAFAAVNSSKYGLQAGVFTHDLQTAFRAHKVLEVGGVIIGDVPSYRADQMPYGGAKQSGVGREGVRYAMEDYTYERVMVMTGLEL; encoded by the coding sequence GTGCCGATCCGTAATGACGCAGCCACCACGGCTTTCTGGCTCGCCGGCCGGGAGGCCACCGGCACCGAGACCTTCGAGGTCACCTCGCCCTGGGACGGCCGCACCGTCGGCACCGTGAGCGTGCCCACCGAGGAGCAGGTCGAGGAGGCCGTGGCCGCCTCCGTCGCGGTGCAGGCCGAGTTCGCCGCCACCCCCGCGCACGTGCGCGCCGCCGCGCTGGACCACGTCACCAAGCGCCTGGTGGAGCGTACGGAGGAGATCGCCCAGCTGATCTCCGCGGAGAACGGCAAGCCGATCAAGTGGGCGCGCGGCGAGGTCGGCCGCGCCGTGTCGGTCTTCCGGTTCGCCGCGGAGGAGGCCCGCCGCTTCAACGCCGGCGAGGCCATGCGCCTGGACACCGACGGCGGCGGCGCGGGCCGCCTCGCGCTGATCCGCCGGGTCCCGAAGGGCACCGTGCTCGGCATCGCGCCGTTCAACTTCCCGCTCAACCTGAGCGCCCACAAGGTCGCCCCGGCCATCGCGGCCGGCGTGCCGATCATCCTCAAGCCCGCCCCGGCCACCCCGCTCTCCGGCCTGATCCTCGGCGAGCTGCTGGCCGAGACCGAGCTGCCGGCCGGCTCCTGGAGCGTCCTGTCGGTGCCGAACGACCGGATGCCCGCGCTGGTCCAGGACGAGCGGCTGCCGGTGATCTCCTTCACCGGTTCCGAGAAGGTCGGCTACGCGATCATGGACTCGGTGCCGCGCAAGCACTGCACCCTGGAGCTCGGCGGCAACGGCGCGGCGGTCATCCTCGCCGACTACTCCTCCGAGGCGGACCTGGACTGGGCGGCGCAGCGCATCGCCACCTTCTCCAACTACCAGGGCGGCCAGTCCTGCATCTCCGTGCAGCGCGTGATCGCCGACGCGTCCGTGTACGACCGGTTGCTGCCGAAGATCGTCGAGCGTGTCGAGGCGCAGGTCACCGGCGACCCGACGGACCCCGCGACCGAGGTCGGCCCGCTGGTCAGCGAGGACGCCGCCCGGCGCGTGGAGTCCTGGGTCGACGAGGCCGTGCAGGCCGGCGCCCAGCTGCTCGCCGGCGGCAAGCGGGAGGGCGCCACGTACGCGCCGACCGTCCTCGCCGACCTGCCCGAGGGCACCACGCTCGCGTGCGAGGAGGTCTTCGGACCGGTCCTGTCGGTACAGAAGGCGGACGGCGAGGAGGCGGCCTTCGCCGCCGTCAACAGCTCCAAGTACGGCCTCCAGGCAGGCGTGTTCACGCACGACCTGCAGACCGCCTTCCGCGCCCACAAGGTGCTGGAGGTGGGCGGCGTGATCATCGGCGACGTGCCGTCGTACCGCGCCGACCAGATGCCGTACGGCGGCGCCAAGCAGTCCGGTGTGGGCCGCGAGGGCGTCCGCTACGCGATGGAGGACTACACCTACGAGCGAGTGATGGTGATGACCGGGCTGGAACTCTGA
- the rpmF gene encoding 50S ribosomal protein L32 — MAVPKRKMSRSNTRHRRSNWKAAQPDLVPITIDGSQYTVPRRLVKAYQRGLIDPPRD; from the coding sequence ATGGCCGTCCCCAAGCGGAAGATGTCCCGCTCCAACACCCGTCACCGCCGCTCCAACTGGAAGGCCGCGCAGCCGGACCTGGTGCCGATCACGATCGACGGCAGCCAGTACACCGTGCCGCGCCGTCTGGTGAAGGCGTACCAGCGCGGGCTGATCGACCCGCCGCGGGACTGA